tgcttgttcaatgaaccataaacaattaatgaacatgcacctgtggaacggtcgttaagacacaaacagcttacagacagtaggcaattaaggtcacagtaatGACAACTTAGGACATtatagaggcctttctactgactctgaaaaacaccaaaagaaagatgcccatggtccctgcttaactgcgtgaacatgccttaggaatgctgcaaggaggcatgaggactgcagatgtggccagggcaataaatctcaatgtccgtactgtgagcaacctaagacagcactacagggagaaaggacggacagctgatagtcctcgcagtggcagaccacgtataacaacATTTGCAgaagatcggtacatccgaacatcccaCCTACGGGACAGgtataggatggcaacaacaactgcccgagttacgccaggaacacacaattcctccatcagtgctcagactgtccgcaataggctgagagaagatggactgagggcttgtaagcctgttgtaaggcaggtcctcaccagacatcaccggcaacaacgtcgcctatgggcacaaacccaccgtcactggaccagacaggactggccaaaagtgctcttcactgacgagttgtggttttgtctcaccaggggtgattgtcagattcgtgtttatcgtcaaaggaatgagcgttacaccgaggcctctACTCTGGAGcgtgatcgatttggaggtggagggaccgtcatggtctggggaggtgtgtcacagcatcatcggactgagcttgttgtcattgcaggcaaactcaacgctgtgcgttacagggaagacatcctcctccctcatgtggtacccttcctgcaggctcatcctgaaatTACCCTGGTTTCATCAACTGTGCACCCGTATCAACTGCATGTCTGTCATTTGCCATTATACACCAGTGCCTGTGGAGTTATTTTAGGACATCAGACATGACAATAATACATGCTAATAGCTAAATAGTTAACTAGCGAGACAGCCACTTCAAAACATAGTGTAGTTTGGCTGGTAATCTTGCTAGTTTGTTGTATGTCATTATTTTATCTTCTGCGCAAATGTCTCTTTTGCTCCTTTGGCAGCAACCCAATGCCACATGCAGGTGATGCACACAACATTCATTTTCCAGGATTTTAATTCTGACAAAAAAATTGCTATAAATGGGCTCACTAACTAGCAATGAATATCAACAAATGTACACTCCACTACGCACGCTTTGATCACGAAAACATATTCTTCTGACTGCATGATTGAATCACCGCTCGTCACGGTCAATGCAGGCCTACAATATTATAGTCCGATGCGCTCTGCAGAAATTTGGAGGACAGTGTACAACACATTGCGTGGTtgtaagatgttttttttttttacttgtccaATCGAACAACTTTAATCCATTTTCTTCTTGTCTGACCCATGGTTTTCTTGTCTGACCCATCTGTCTTCTTGTCTGTCCCATGGTTTTATACTTGTCCTGGCAAGCGGATAGTACGTTATACTGATCGACAAACTGAAAAGTTACCTTTTTTTCATCAAAATGTATCTAGCTTAGTAAatttggttgggaatcattgatggacagcaatattcaaaccgtgtctctgattttcaagcagatttgaGTCATGGCTGAGACTGGACCACTCAGGAACACTAAACACCTCTCATATGTGTGCAGTAGCAGACTCACTCTTCAGAAGCAGGCTGAGCTGCTCCTCTGCGGTACGCTGGATAGGCACGGTGGGCGAGGTGGGCCGGTGGTATGTAACACTCTGGGACTGCAGATCCCAGAAGGCCACAGTTGTCTCGCTGTTGCCAGGGGAGACAAAGGTCAACACAGTGGAGAATTCAGAAACAGAGAGCAGCACTGGGGTAGTTGTGTAGGGCACAGAGAATTGCATGGTGGCTCCCCCTGATGGGACTCTGCTCTGGGAGAGCTTGGCAGCGATAGCTGCCCGCCCACACTCGATGTGGGGGAAATCCTTAAACCAAGGAGCCCCCAGAGtctgaggagaagagggaggggtagCCTTGGCCTTGTTGTACAGAGAAGTCAGCCTAGCTTCCCAGGACCTGGAGATAacgggaagggggagagaggaaaacaaataattattttcctCATTTAACTTTCAGGGAATTAAAGATAAAAACAAAAAATGGTATGCAATACACTCCCCTTTAACTAAAATGCAATGTACAACACTGACAGAgaattctattctgttctattctgtgcTCTTCCTCTTACCGGTCAGTGCTGAAGGAGGTGCCCAGCACAGTGTGGCTGTAGATGGAGCTGGAGAGGCTGTCCTCATCACAGGGACCCTGGGGCCTGAGGGGAGGGCGACTGGGGACCACTCGACACATCAGATGCTCTGGGTACATCCTATCAGGACGACAGGAAAAATCCACAACAACTTCTGTTAATTAAAGGAAGAAGGGTTTCATAGGAAACCCTTCTCAATTTGCCTTTCCTTGATGGCTTGTGTCCTCCCTCCTCGCCTCCTAAAAACGCATTGAAGGAAAAGGTACCAAGGGCGGAACCAAGGATGTTCTCCTTGAATGCTTTTGGGAAAGAGCCAAAGAAAAAGGAAGCAAGGAATCAAGAAAATACCAATTGTGAGACATCCAGATGGACTGAACAGATTGAATCACAAGTAAACCATCTTGGTGAGTCTCAGTGATAGTTCTTCCCTGTTTACTGCTGAAATACCTGAAGTAGTGGTTGAGGTCGACAGCAAAGGCAGTGTTAGACTGAGTGGCAGCAACAGCAGTACCCAGGTCAGGAGACACCTGGAGGAGACAGAAGGAGTCCAGGTAGGGGGCCGGCTCATCTTCCCCCAGCCCAGCAGTGTGGTACGAGGGCAGGTCTACACTGGCCAGCTTCCTCCCCTCAGCACTGTCAAACACATCTGGAGCACTGTGTTAAAGATAGAGCAGTATACTGAAAGACAATCAGGATCAGAGTAAGATACTACGACTTAGTTGTGAGAGATGCCTGTAGACTCCTATGGCAGTTATGGCTACCATAGAAGTCTGCACAGCCCTGTGTCTCAGGGCTAACTACTACACATAAAATTGCTAAGGATACATATGACTCCAGGTGTGGTCAACACAAAGAGTATGCCTCTGCAGAGCTGGTAGTCAGTGCATGTGTCCAGGGGGGCCTTTGGGGGCAGAACGATGCTGCAGCAGGACAGGGTCCCCGGTTCAGCCCCCTGCTGCCACTGCAGCTGCACCACAACACTGGAGTTGAGCAGGAGAAAGCTTCTGGCATCCACAAAGGACAGCAGCCTCAAGGACACCACCTCAGCCACACCTGCAGAATCAAAATGCAAGCAGTGCAGTTTAGTATAGGTTACGAATTCATATGGATAGATTAAAGTTGGAATGTATGTAAAATAACACTCAAAGCTATGAAAATAACAATGAGTACAACTTCAGGCACAACTGCTAATTCTGTGTACCCTAATGTAGTCTCTAAAACAAATATAATCCACTACTTTCAATCTGAATTAAACTGATAATGATAAAGACATTGGCGTCACGTACTCGGGGCTTTCTCCTTGACCAGCTGCAGTAGCTTCTCTGCTGTGAACTCAGAGGCAGAGACAAGAGGGCCAGAGGTAGGGCCCTCTGCTTCTAGTTCATAAAGTGTCAGCTCACACTCAGAGCTCACAGCCAGAAGTCTAGGGTTGCCacgggctccattgtaaactgtcACCTCCTCCCAGGCAAAGCTACAGACAGCGAGGAATTCATTCAATTAGAGAACTTTTTGAAGATATAGCACGCAcccacgcacagacagacagacagacagacacgagaTGTGTGAACCAATCCCGTCATCAATGTGGAAACAAATGCATACGGCAGTTGACATTTCTTTTAGCTCACTTTACTCACTCTGTATATGTGCCATCCACCGTTCTCCCCGGTGCCTTGCTCTCTGAAATGTCGCCGACTGTCAGCACCCCAGCACCACTCAAGCAGCAGAGCAGGGAGCAGCCTTGGGCCATTTTAGCTTTTGCTGTGTCCACAACATTTTcacagaggttgctctccgggATGAGAGCGACTTCTAATGCACAGTTATCTCGAGTTTCAGATCTGTGCAACATATTTATCATAATCATGTCGAATTTGATGCAGATGCCTTACAACTGATACGATCTCATATGTAATTTAGCTATTTACAGTTGTATATACTCAGCTGTCGACTTGTCGTCAAATGAGAGAACAATTCAAATAGAATTTGGACATTATCGTTTTCTTTTTCGTGGATGTGTGTTCCTCTTTCACGTAAACATTCTGACCTACATCCTGACACAAATCACATGACATGCGTTCTCTGTATCAGATGATTAACTATTGCCCAATAGTAGAacgaaaaaatatatacataaaagACAGTAATAATCAAGCAAGGATAGCGCTCATATATTTTTCTCCAGAGGCATTACAAGGAATCCTGTCGATGAATGCTCCTTGCTCACAGCCACCCGAGCCTGTGTGGTGGTGTGCTTTGAACTGTGACTGAAGTAGTGTGATGGTTGTTTAATTTGTTTTTTATATGTCTGCAATggaatatgttgttgttttttccaaTACCCCATACAGTAGGTGTAGTCTTCCATAAAACGTAAAAGAAAAGCAGAGCAAGGATAGCATCACTGTTGAAACCTTGATATTTTACACCCTAAATTGCCGTTTAAAGGCAAATTGTTGAAAATATTAATACATTAATGAATACACCAAATAATAATTCCTAAATGattatgcatgcagagcagaaaaCCGAACTTGTATTGATCTTGCAGCGTTTGCTTTCGCCTGAATCTGAAGGAGGAAGTAAACAGCCAGCACAGGCTTTCGTTTTGCttcccactagataacacagccacaaagacgATGTTTGCTAACGTAAAAATTTATGAAAACAAACATGTACTTTTTGGGattcatttaaggttagggttatgcatgTTTAAgcattgtggttaaggttagcgttATGTTTAAAATTAAGATAGCGTTGTTTTTTAAATGGGCGGGGTTTATAACTTTGTTactgtgttaactagtgacgaCTTTTTGTTTGTCACAACCTACGCAGATGTCAAAGCTTAAGTCTTCTTATAAAAACCGCGTTGATGAGCCAATCCATATGCTAGTATGTTTTATTAAACGGTGAACATACTGTCTAGTTTAGGGGAGCGTGAAAACACTGATGTCAAAGTCTCAGAAAGCTCGAGTATatgaaaaatgtaaatagtgTCTAGCTTTGCCTCACTTAGTTACATTGAGTCACAAAGTATTGCAGTTCACCGGATTGCCAGACAACACGAATGCACCAAGGACCCAAAATATGGAAGAGAAAGCATTAGAAGTATACGGTAAATTGGTTTATTTGCATCTTGATACAGCTAGTTCGCTAACGTTATAGACAGGTTTTCTAGGCTGCGTGCtagtattgttttatttatttgattgaatctttatttaattaggccAGTTATGGTtatcttagcctggtcccagaacaGTTTATGTGTTGACAAGTCTGGtcgttgttttttttatttaattgttttatttcacctttatttaaccaggtaggcaagttgagaacaagttctcatttacaattgagacctggccaagataaagcaaagcagttccacacatacaacaacacagagttgcacatggagtaaaacaaacatacagtcaataatacagtagaaaaaataagtctatatacaatgtgagcaaatgaggtgagataagggaggtaaaggcaaaaaaaaaaggccatggtggcaaagtaaatacaatatagcaagtaaaacactgaaatggtagatttgcagtggaagaatgtgcaaggtagtaatataaataatggggtgcaaaggagctaaataaataaatacagtagggggagaggtagttgtttgggctaaattatagatgggctatgtacaggtgcagtaatctgtgagctgctctgacagttggtgcttaaagctagtgagggagataagtgtttccagtttcagagatttttgtagttcgttccagtcattggcagcagagaactggaaggagaggcggccaaagaaagaattggttttgggggtgaccagagagatatacctgctggagcgcgtgctataggTGGGTGATGcgatggtgaccagtgagctgagataaggggagactttacctagcagggtcttgtagatgacatggagtcagtgggtttggcgacgagtatgaagcgagggccagccaacgagtgcgtacaggtcacaatgatTGTAACGCCTAAGTGACCAACGGAGAGACCGCACTAAAAGATCTGAGATTGTTTTacaatttcttattttctctGATAATGAAACATTCGGACAACTGCTAATTTCAACTGATAGCTAGCTAGTTGTCAGTATAACCAGCTGAAATAGTTAACATTTCTAAGTGATGTGCTTGTTCACCACCTCAACCCCAATTTCTTTCCCCAGATGTCATTCGCACTATTCGAGACCCAGAGAAACCTAACACGTTGGAGGAATTGGATGTCGTGTCAGAAGAATGTGTTGAAGTTCAAGAGCTTGGAGAGGACGAGTATCTCATAATTATCAAGTTCTCCCCAACTGTCCCACACTGCTCTCTGGCAACACTAATCGGTGTGTCTCTGTTTCAACTGATAAGAAACAACCGTTCATAACTGACATGAACAGAAATAGATATTTAGCCTCTTGCATCCATACTGATAGAATGTTTTATGTGACAACACTACAGTGGCATTCTCATAGTCTTGtcgcagatctgtttgtgctgttgaCATCTCCATTGCTTACATTGCTTACATTGCTGTTGCTGTCAAGCCTAACATAAcgagtgacaaggagttggcatgatagCATAAACAGACTAACACTCAGGCTACCATTCCTATAGAGCTACAACTATCTCTACTACATTCTTGTCTACCTCAAAGTTGGCAGCACAGGCAGAGAATGTAAGAGTCTGTGAGGCCCCTTTTCCTATCCTTTTAATAAATAGGGATATGATAAAGTGCCATGCAATGTTGTCTTTGAAGCTATAGTGACATCGGTGGCCATTGACCGATAACTGGAGCACAAGCAGGCACCTCTCCAACCATACTCTGGCGTATTAGTGCACTCAGACTGGCATGACTGAAATGCAACAGACTTTGCATTTTATACTTCCACTAGTTTCAGTTTCTACTTCCACAAGGTTGTCAAGTAACTCGACATAGGTGGTCTGACTTAATGTAGCATTGATCTACTTTGTCTAGACCTACTGAGTGTAagaaacattaggaatacctgctCATTCCATGACAGACCGACCAGGTGAttctaggtgaaagctatgatccattattgatgccacttgttaaatccacttcaatcagtgtagatgaaggggaggagacaggtaaaatAAGGAATTGCAAGCCTGGAGATAATTGAGACGTGGCTTGTatatgtatgccattcagagggtgaattggcaacacaaaatatttaagtgccttttgagcggggtatggtagtatgtacCAGGCGCACTGATttatgtgtcaagaactgcaacgctgctgggtttctcacaacagtttcccatgtgtgtcaagaatggtactccacccaaagaacatccagccaactgctttcaacaccttgtagagtccatgccctggtgaattgaggctgttctgtgggGAAACGGGTGTgaaattcaatattaggaaggtgttcctaatgtttctaACACTCAGTGAATGTTCCCAATCATTCTCTGAAGGGGACGAATGTTAAATGGCAGTCTCATGAGAAACCCCTGCTTTTCACTCTCTTTGTAACATGACCTTCTTCCCACAGGGTCAATTAACTCTGTtctatggatatatatatatatatttttttaaatctgtttcCCCTATATGTGTTCAGCAGCGGGTATAAGAAATATAATATAGatgtataaccccccccccccccccccccccctaactctGCCACCGCTGCTTAAAAGAAACCCTAGGGGAAACACAGAAATTGCCTACTTCAGACATCAATGTAAGTTATTCTGTAACGTGTGTTTCAGGCCTGTGCTTACAAGTTAAACTGCAAAGATGCTTGCCGTTTAAACACAAGGTAAGCAGCTAGGGGATTACACCCATCAGAGGAAAAATGTTATCATACAACTAATCCCTAAATCAATGTTGATGCACAAAATGTTAGTCTGTTTAGTAAGAACACGTTCTCTCATCCAGTGATTTGTCATTAAGAAAAGTCCTATTTTCCAAACCTTTGATGCATAGCGCTTTGTCTTATTTCCAAGGGTAGTCTCTGAAGCCAATAATTTAAATGGTTTATAATGCGGTGCCTCTGGAACAAAGGGGCTCCTATGAAAATGCAGTGTGGTTGTTTTCTGGTTCTGGTTGTATCTCTGGTGTGCTAACCTCCAACCCTTCTCCCTGATTAGACCTGTctgtgggaacacacacacacttagttttTCCAACTTCATGCAGATGAATTGCttatttattgttattttaaAGTGTAAATGTATCTGTTCTTGTTCAACAGTTGGACATTTTCATTTCTGAGGGAACCCATTCTACTGAGGAAGATAGTAAGTGTTATTACTTACAACACCACCTTATCCGTATCTCcagaaaatgtattttgaatAAAAGAGAAATGTCAGACATTGGATATATTTTGTATTTACACACGAAAAGCCCAACTATAATTTGTCTTATGAAACCAGTAATTCTGTGAACCCCTATTGGTAATATTTTACAGACCTTCAGGCTTTAACTCAGCGGGAATAACATTTACTTGTGGTGCTCAGACAATCCAGGTTCAAACCCATTTGGTCCCATTTATGCAGTTGGACAATAGAAGGAAACCTATTGTGATTTTATCCATTTCCCTccagttaacaaacagatcaacgACAAGGAGAGGGTAGCAGCTGCTATGGAGAACCCCAACCTGCGGGACATTGTGGAGCAGTGCGTTACTGAACCTGATGACTGAGCCAATGGACTGACATCTCAGTTACTTTAGACCAAGGTATTCaataggcaccaaatggaagaaaatggactgaaacaggggGGTACTAGCTGAAGTTGTCCATTTAGAAATGCTAGTTTTTGCTTTCCGttgtaaaacattttgctactGTGTACCCTAATGAATGCGACCCAGCCATCAACTTAAAATCGTAGCCATCGTGGaatatgtgtgtttttttttttttatacaagtgCCTGGAGGATATGTCGGAGATTACCTGATCGGAACTGTTCAAATTTCCTAAATCCTTTTGTGAATAACAACCATGGTAAAAAAAATAAGTCCAAATCCGTAACAGAATTCCAACTTGAAGTTTATTGTAATCATGAAAGAATCACTAAGGGATAAGATGAAGAGTTGCAGGAAAATGTGAGAACTTCCCAGTTAGTTTTTAGACTTCTGAGCAACGTCCCTCGAACAATCGCCACAGAATGGACAGCAGTGTATATGGCTTTGTCTTGTTTGATCTTTTTCTAACATCATAATTGAAATAGGAAATAAAACCTATTCCTAAAAAAGCTGATATTTGTTTTGAGgtgaatttgtatttttttttgtatctTTTCTGCTGGGGTTATTTTTCACCTGAAATGGCTAAATGCATCATTATTCTGCCGAAGGGGGCGGAGTTAGCTttagagttctgtcttactatccaggtgtgtacccaaacagttcgagcttctactttaaaaaatccacctATCCAGAAattagtctctcactgttgctgcttgttatagcccccagctgtgccctggacaccatatgggaattgattgccccccgtctatcttcagagttcttactgttaggtgacctaaactgggatatgcttaacaccccggctgtcctacaatctaagctagatgccctcaatctctcgCAAATTATCACGGAACCTAGCAGGTACAACCCTAcatccgtaaacacaggcaccatcatagatatcatcctgaccaaagTGCCCTTCAAATACACctttgctgtcttcaaccaggatctcagcaatcattgcctgcgtccgtaatgggtctgcggtcaaacgaccaccactcatcactgtcaaacgctccctaaaatacttcagcgagcaggcctttctaattgacatGCCccgaggatgcctggttgttctttaaaagtgccttcctcaccatcttaataagcatgcccctttcaaaaaatgtagaactaagaacagatagcCCCTTGTTCTCTCGTGACTTGACTGCCCTTGGCTAGCacaaacatcctgtggcgtactgcattcgCATCGACTAGCCCCCTGCGATATGCAATTTTTCAGGGAAGTCatgaaccaatatacacagtcatttaggaaagcaaaggctagctttttcaagcttACATTTttatcctgtagcactaatttcaaaaggttttgggacacaagtccatggagaataagagcacctcctcccagctgcccactgcactgaggctaggaaacactgtcatcaccgataaatccacgataattaaacatttcaacaagcatttttctacggctggccatgctttccacctggctgccCCCCCGTCGTCTCATCACCCGAATCCAGGCAGCTGATATTCTGAAAGCGTTGCAAAATCTGaaccccctacaaatcagctgggctagacaatctggaccctctctttctaaaattatctgccgcaattgttgcaactcctattactagcctgttcaacctctttttcgtatagtctgagatccctaaagattggaaagctgccacggtcatccccctcttcaaagggggatacACTctgcagcaacagtgagagacaaaTTTCTGGTTTTCAATCcaggtcctggggacccaaaggggtgcacaATGTTGTTTTTgccatagcactac
This DNA window, taken from Oncorhynchus kisutch isolate 150728-3 linkage group LG22, Okis_V2, whole genome shotgun sequence, encodes the following:
- the ciao2a gene encoding cytosolic iron-sulfur assembly component 2A, coding for MEEKALEVYDVIRTIRDPEKPNTLEELDVVSEECVEVQELGEDEYLIIIKFSPTVPHCSLATLIGLCLQVKLQRCLPFKHKLDIFISEGTHSTEEDINKQINDKERVAAAMENPNLRDIVEQCVTEPDD